One genomic segment of Eikenella corrodens includes these proteins:
- a CDS encoding efflux RND transporter permease subunit, producing the protein MAKFFIDRPVFAWVISIFIILAGVLAIQKLPVSQYPSVAAPTFNLTATYPGASAQVMEDSVLAVIERNMNGVEGLDYMSTSANSSGSGSVTLTFTTDTDEDVAQLEVNNKLNEVLSSLPATVQQYGVNVSKSRSNFLMVVALSSQTQDLEEMADYAKRNIVPELQRVEGVGAVRLFAAERAMRIWVDPQKLQNFNLSFADVSAAISAQNVQISVGSLGSLPSVQGQTISATITANGQLSTPEEFGNIILRSTTDGANVYLRDVAKIELGSEDYSASTRLNGKPTVGMAVMLSNSGNATATATLVKERMAKLEQYFPGDVTWSAPYDTSTFVEISIEQVVHTLVEAMVLVFIVMFVFLQNIRYTLIPTIVVPISLLGGFAGIYYFGMSINVLTMFAMVLVIGIVVDDAIVVVENVERIMSEEGLPPREATHKAMGQISGAVVGITAVLISVFVPLAMFSGATGKIYQQFAITMVLSIAFSAFLALSLTPALCASLLKPIEKGHHEEKTGFFGWFNRKFTAGNKRYEGWVAVILHRAGRMLIVYLALVAAAGLLYTRIPSSFLPSEDQGNLMVSIQLPAGATKERTDQTLLAVEQIAKGTPGVKDVFTVSGFSFSGSGQNMAMGFVILKNWDERKGPGEDAASISQKLTGTFMASGMIRDGFAIAVNPPPIRELGNGGLEFYLQDRNNHGHQALVEARNKLIAEMRKNPMFGDTRAAGLEDAPQLKLTIDRAAAAAQGISMASIRSTLGTALGGAYVNDFPNNGRLQKVYVQAVPQARMQAEQILAMTVPNGQGVAVPLSTVVSASWEAGMEQSTRFNGYPAMSISGAVKPGFASGDAMAEVERIVSQMDGYSVEWAGESRQQASGSSQRTMLYGFVLLATFLVLAALYESWSIPAAVLLVAPLGFLGVVLGVFGRNLFNGVFHIREVFFNDIYFMVGMITVVGLSAKNAILIIEFAKDLQAQGKSAMESALAAAHLRFRPILMTSFAFILGVVPLYIASGASSASQRAIGTTVFWGMSVGTLLSVFLVPLFYVLVRKLFKPSQHETEMAAAHTNISPEQAELYVSAAEQGLSEEEKRDLHNDQ; encoded by the coding sequence CGCCCAGGTGATGGAAGACAGCGTGTTGGCGGTGATCGAACGCAACATGAACGGCGTGGAAGGCTTGGATTATATGTCCACTTCCGCTAACTCTAGCGGTTCAGGCAGCGTTACCCTCACCTTCACCACCGACACCGATGAAGACGTGGCACAGCTGGAAGTGAACAACAAGCTGAACGAAGTATTGTCCAGCCTGCCCGCTACCGTGCAACAATACGGCGTGAACGTATCCAAATCCCGCTCCAACTTCCTGATGGTGGTGGCACTCTCTTCGCAAACCCAAGATTTGGAAGAAATGGCCGACTATGCCAAACGCAACATCGTGCCCGAATTGCAGCGTGTTGAAGGCGTGGGTGCAGTACGTCTGTTTGCGGCCGAGCGCGCCATGCGTATTTGGGTAGACCCGCAGAAACTGCAAAACTTCAACCTCTCTTTTGCCGACGTTTCCGCCGCCATCAGCGCACAAAACGTGCAAATTTCCGTCGGCTCGCTCGGTTCGCTGCCATCCGTGCAGGGGCAAACCATTTCCGCCACCATCACCGCCAACGGCCAGCTCAGTACACCGGAAGAGTTCGGCAACATCATCCTGCGCAGCACCACAGACGGTGCCAACGTTTATCTGCGCGATGTGGCCAAAATCGAGCTGGGTTCAGAAGACTACTCTGCCAGCACCCGACTCAACGGCAAGCCGACTGTTGGTATGGCCGTGATGCTGTCCAACAGCGGTAACGCCACTGCCACTGCCACGCTGGTAAAAGAACGTATGGCCAAATTGGAGCAGTATTTCCCCGGTGATGTTACCTGGAGCGCCCCGTACGATACGTCCACCTTTGTGGAAATCTCCATCGAACAAGTGGTGCACACCTTGGTGGAAGCCATGGTATTGGTGTTCATTGTGATGTTTGTGTTCCTGCAAAACATCCGCTACACCTTGATTCCCACCATCGTAGTGCCGATTTCGCTCTTGGGCGGTTTTGCCGGCATTTATTATTTCGGCATGTCGATCAACGTGCTGACTATGTTTGCCATGGTGCTGGTAATCGGTATTGTGGTGGACGATGCCATTGTGGTGGTGGAAAACGTGGAACGCATCATGTCGGAAGAAGGCCTGCCGCCGCGCGAAGCTACACATAAAGCCATGGGGCAGATTTCCGGCGCCGTAGTCGGCATTACCGCCGTATTGATTTCCGTGTTCGTACCGCTGGCCATGTTCAGCGGTGCCACCGGCAAAATCTACCAGCAATTCGCCATCACCATGGTGCTCTCCATCGCCTTCTCCGCTTTCCTCGCCCTGTCGCTCACGCCGGCCTTGTGCGCTTCATTGCTCAAACCGATTGAGAAAGGACACCACGAGGAAAAAACCGGCTTCTTCGGCTGGTTCAACCGCAAATTTACCGCCGGCAACAAGCGCTACGAAGGCTGGGTGGCCGTTATACTGCACCGTGCAGGCCGGATGCTGATTGTGTACTTGGCTCTGGTGGCTGCCGCCGGCCTGCTCTACACCCGTATCCCGTCTTCCTTCCTGCCGTCGGAAGACCAAGGCAACCTGATGGTCAGCATCCAGCTGCCGGCCGGTGCCACCAAAGAGCGTACTGACCAAACCCTGCTGGCCGTGGAGCAGATTGCCAAAGGCACGCCTGGCGTGAAAGATGTATTCACCGTATCCGGCTTCAGCTTTTCAGGTAGCGGCCAGAACATGGCCATGGGCTTTGTGATTTTGAAAAACTGGGACGAACGTAAAGGCCCGGGCGAAGACGCGGCCAGTATTTCTCAAAAACTGACCGGTACCTTCATGGCCAGCGGCATGATCCGCGATGGTTTCGCCATCGCCGTGAATCCGCCTCCCATCCGCGAGCTGGGTAACGGCGGCTTAGAGTTCTACCTGCAAGACCGTAACAACCACGGCCACCAAGCCTTGGTGGAAGCACGCAACAAGCTGATTGCTGAAATGCGCAAAAACCCGATGTTCGGCGACACCCGTGCCGCCGGCTTGGAAGACGCACCGCAGCTCAAGCTCACCATCGACCGTGCCGCCGCTGCCGCACAAGGCATCAGCATGGCTTCTATCCGCAGCACCTTGGGTACGGCTCTGGGCGGAGCATATGTAAACGACTTCCCCAATAACGGCCGCCTGCAAAAAGTGTATGTGCAAGCCGTGCCCCAGGCCCGTATGCAGGCCGAGCAAATTCTGGCTATGACCGTGCCTAACGGCCAAGGCGTGGCCGTACCGCTTTCCACTGTGGTTAGCGCCTCATGGGAAGCCGGCATGGAGCAGAGCACCCGCTTCAACGGCTATCCCGCCATGTCGATTAGCGGCGCGGTCAAACCCGGCTTCGCCAGCGGTGACGCTATGGCCGAGGTAGAACGCATCGTGTCGCAGATGGACGGCTACAGCGTGGAATGGGCAGGTGAATCGCGCCAACAGGCCAGCGGCTCTTCCCAGCGCACCATGCTCTACGGCTTCGTATTGCTGGCCACCTTCCTCGTGCTGGCCGCCCTGTATGAAAGCTGGTCGATTCCCGCTGCCGTGCTGCTGGTTGCTCCCTTGGGCTTCCTCGGCGTGGTGCTGGGCGTGTTCGGCCGCAACCTATTCAACGGCGTATTCCACATCCGAGAGGTGTTCTTTAACGACATCTACTTCATGGTCGGCATGATTACCGTGGTCGGCTTGAGCGCGAAAAACGCGATTCTGATTATCGAATTTGCCAAAGATCTACAAGCGCAGGGCAAGAGCGCGATGGAATCGGCCTTGGCCGCCGCTCACCTGCGCTTCCGCCCGATTCTGATGACTTCTTTCGCCTTCATCTTGGGCGTGGTACCGCTGTATATCGCCTCCGGCGCCAGCTCCGCCAGCCAACGCGCCATCGGTACCACTGTATTCTGGGGGATGTCTGTCGGCACGCTGCTGTCGGTGTTCCTGGTGCCGCTGTTCTACGTGTTGGTACGCAAGCTGTTTAAACCGTCCCAACACGAAACCGAAATGGCCGCCGCCCACACCAACATCAGCCCCGAGCAGGCCGAACTCTATGTTTCCGCCGCCGAACAAGGGCTGAGCGAAGAAGAGAAACGCGACCTGCATAACGACCAGTAA